One genomic segment of Desulfocapsa sulfexigens DSM 10523 includes these proteins:
- a CDS encoding aspartate aminotransferase family protein, with translation MHTDWIPVDEVTERPYTEAVEKFREHINPGLVALLEIGEYTAINPQSARGAVITSSDGKEILDFVSSYGALNFGHNHPKIIRAVQDVQNQQRVDLSKELLSPYTAFLAHNLSLLLPGDLSKVYFCNSGTEAVEAALKMASRCFKGERPVFIYADNSLHGKTIGALSVTGSERLREFFPTLPAQHVPYGKSDELEHLLEQNKRDGRQQVAAVILEPIQGEAGIMIPPVGYLREVRELCDRFGVLLILDEIQTGMGRTGTFLACEQEGVVPDIVAMAKSLGGGVATIGATITTSKVFQTAYENPHDCLVQTSTFGGRATSCAAAMAALEVLQEENLLLNTQERGKQLLDGLKRLQGEYPEWIKDVRGRGLMAGIEFDVDVIDQAKYLPLKLPGLKSVLREHLPGMVAAALLKQHGILGTLMLNNRAVLRVYPPLVITEEQIDYFLKSLAEILGQGPKDLVKNRVNYAVKNSGMKFIGSWAVSFRKK, from the coding sequence ATGCATACTGACTGGATTCCCGTAGATGAAGTTACAGAGCGTCCCTATACAGAGGCAGTGGAAAAATTTCGTGAACATATTAATCCTGGGCTGGTGGCGCTTCTGGAGATCGGTGAATATACGGCCATAAATCCGCAGAGTGCACGGGGAGCGGTAATTACCTCAAGCGATGGCAAAGAGATTCTTGATTTTGTCTCCTCCTATGGCGCCTTGAATTTTGGCCATAATCACCCCAAAATTATCCGTGCTGTGCAGGATGTTCAAAATCAGCAGCGAGTCGACCTTTCCAAGGAACTCCTCTCCCCTTATACCGCTTTTCTGGCCCACAATCTGTCATTGCTGCTTCCCGGTGACCTCTCCAAGGTCTACTTCTGCAACTCGGGAACAGAAGCCGTTGAGGCTGCATTAAAGATGGCATCCCGCTGTTTTAAAGGGGAACGACCTGTGTTTATCTATGCGGACAATTCGCTTCACGGCAAAACAATAGGGGCATTATCGGTTACCGGCAGTGAACGTCTTCGTGAATTTTTTCCAACGCTTCCAGCTCAACATGTACCCTATGGCAAGAGCGATGAACTGGAACACCTGCTGGAACAAAACAAGCGGGACGGTAGACAACAGGTGGCGGCGGTTATTCTGGAACCCATCCAGGGAGAGGCCGGGATTATGATTCCGCCGGTTGGGTATCTGCGTGAGGTACGGGAATTATGCGATCGTTTCGGAGTATTGCTGATACTCGATGAAATTCAGACCGGCATGGGACGTACCGGGACATTCCTTGCCTGTGAGCAGGAAGGGGTTGTTCCTGATATTGTTGCCATGGCCAAGTCTCTGGGGGGTGGCGTGGCCACCATTGGGGCCACCATTACCACCTCCAAGGTATTTCAAACTGCATATGAAAATCCCCATGACTGCCTTGTACAGACATCAACCTTCGGGGGCCGGGCAACATCCTGTGCAGCCGCCATGGCAGCTCTTGAGGTCTTACAGGAAGAGAATCTCCTGCTCAATACTCAGGAGCGTGGAAAACAGTTGCTGGATGGCCTTAAACGTCTACAGGGCGAGTATCCGGAGTGGATCAAAGATGTGCGGGGGCGTGGCCTGATGGCAGGCATTGAATTTGACGTTGATGTGATTGATCAGGCTAAATATCTGCCATTGAAATTACCCGGTTTAAAATCAGTGCTTCGTGAACATCTTCCCGGAATGGTTGCAGCGGCACTGCTCAAGCAACATGGTATACTCGGTACCCTGATGCTCAATAACCGGGCAGTGCTTCGGGTGTATCCTCCTTTGGTTATCACCGAGGAGCAGATTGATTATTTTTTGAAATCACTGGCTGAAATTTTGGGCCAGGGGCCAAAGGATCTGGTGAAAAATCGGGTGAATTATGCTGTGAAGAATTCTGGTATGAAGTTTATAGGCTCCTGGGCTGTGTCATTTCGGAAAAAGTAG
- a CDS encoding SDR family oxidoreductase: MTVLVTGGSGIIGRPLIDLLLARGQRVTALCRHPEEPDSSQLRWLTGDVSKPLLGLPDEEWQQLCREVDSIFHLAARTDFKGKSLEEYGAVNIEGVRHIKELALISGAWLHHVSTAFVCGDWGGEFREDQLQEGQGFHNFYEESKYRGECVLREEPSPQYTVYRPSIVLERRPTAASISVFGPFVFLDGVFRLCLEGAKRKNRLKTLRVEGNPRAHLPFVFNDDVALALADLAEKSGDHGKTYHLTPAVALPNDTLARVFNQAFAREAVAWVTAAGVEKEELTRPEKILSKKTKVYAPYLNLTTTFARDNLEDSLGKEVLPAIKEEDLLSAFIIFLSTKKELDRGVSHDEQFHLERYFTHFLPQYTGKPLIKNLASLSACLQIEIKGYTTWTVTIMNGILIRIARGSSGNFGYTTDGNTFLQVASGKMSPQQGFFQGAIQLVANPREALRTATALEEFFREYPYHFEPLLAHP; encoded by the coding sequence ATGACCGTTCTGGTGACAGGGGGCAGTGGTATCATCGGCCGTCCTTTAATTGATCTTCTTCTGGCGCGGGGACAGAGGGTAACAGCTCTTTGTCGTCATCCCGAAGAGCCAGACAGCTCTCAGCTGCGCTGGCTGACAGGGGATGTAAGTAAACCCTTGCTGGGTTTGCCTGACGAAGAATGGCAACAACTGTGCCGGGAGGTTGACAGCATTTTTCATCTCGCTGCACGAACGGATTTCAAGGGCAAGTCTCTTGAAGAGTATGGAGCCGTAAACATTGAAGGTGTGCGCCATATCAAAGAACTGGCCCTGATCAGTGGAGCCTGGCTCCATCACGTGTCCACCGCCTTTGTCTGCGGTGACTGGGGAGGAGAATTTCGGGAAGATCAGCTGCAGGAAGGGCAAGGTTTTCATAACTTCTATGAAGAGTCCAAATACAGAGGGGAGTGTGTTCTGCGTGAGGAACCATCTCCACAGTATACGGTGTATAGACCATCAATTGTTCTGGAACGAAGACCAACTGCGGCCAGTATCTCTGTCTTTGGCCCTTTTGTGTTTTTGGACGGGGTGTTTCGCCTCTGTCTTGAAGGTGCCAAACGGAAAAACCGTCTCAAGACCTTGCGGGTGGAAGGGAATCCCAGGGCTCATCTGCCCTTTGTCTTTAATGATGATGTGGCCTTAGCACTTGCGGATCTTGCCGAAAAAAGTGGTGATCACGGGAAAACATACCATCTCACACCAGCTGTAGCCCTCCCAAATGATACTCTGGCACGGGTTTTTAATCAGGCTTTTGCAAGGGAGGCTGTTGCATGGGTTACTGCCGCCGGCGTTGAGAAAGAAGAGTTAACAAGGCCAGAAAAAATCCTCTCGAAAAAGACGAAGGTGTATGCTCCCTACCTTAATCTGACCACAACGTTTGCCAGAGATAATCTGGAAGATTCTCTGGGGAAGGAGGTTTTGCCTGCCATTAAAGAAGAAGATCTCCTTTCCGCGTTTATCATCTTTCTTTCCACTAAAAAGGAACTCGACAGAGGAGTCAGCCACGATGAGCAATTTCACCTTGAACGCTATTTTACTCATTTTCTACCACAGTATACCGGAAAGCCGTTAATCAAGAATCTGGCATCCCTTTCAGCCTGTCTTCAAATTGAGATCAAGGGCTATACTACCTGGACAGTTACCATTATGAACGGGATATTGATAAGGATTGCCAGAGGATCATCAGGAAATTTTGGATACACCACCGATGGCAACACATTTTTGCAAGTTGCCTCTGGAAAAATGTCGCCTCAGCAGGGTTTTTTCCAGGGGGCCATTCAGCTGGTGGCCAACCCCAGGGAGGCATTGCGTACTGCAACGGCTCTGGAAGAATTTTTCCGTGAGTATCCCTATCACTTTGAACCTCTACTTGCTCACCCATAA
- a CDS encoding U32 family peptidase, with translation MTQKKSSQVLSSRRITLPTSFSDGFITDLAELNSRYSESGGRVFELYGSFQHGSFHSARPAKYLPLISRSEFQKHVRLALDQDIAFNYLLNSPSYANFEYTHDGRQEFEELLQFLCDCGVASVTVTAPYLVDIIKSSFPELEVVVSTIGYVGAKRGINQFEEIGASRIVLDVEVNRDFRFLRRVTPGSRVDLEIVVNPVCLYQCHFKFNHYCTAASGGHIHKDGCGHPYNQYYLNWCYLEKLKNPGEFMRSPWVRPEDLHFYEEIGLHHFKIAGRGLESGELLDRARFYLQGEFKGNLLALLGWPHWLQFRKQADGTKLDPLEISLENDELSGFLDYFHRTEPDCRLGCEGCGHCDRWAAKHLKTNGPELLKGYIATMEANIRRLVNHIPTAEETLQQQKRWNEAAASQGHLS, from the coding sequence ATGACACAGAAAAAAAGCAGTCAGGTACTCTCTTCGAGACGCATAACATTGCCCACCAGCTTTAGCGATGGTTTTATTACTGATCTTGCTGAACTCAACAGCCGCTATAGCGAGAGTGGCGGAAGGGTCTTTGAACTCTACGGTTCTTTTCAGCACGGCTCTTTTCATTCTGCACGGCCCGCTAAATATCTCCCTCTTATCAGCAGATCAGAATTTCAAAAACATGTGCGTCTGGCGCTCGATCAGGATATTGCCTTCAATTACCTGCTTAACTCCCCCAGTTACGCCAATTTTGAGTACACCCATGACGGGCGCCAGGAGTTTGAGGAGCTGTTGCAGTTCCTTTGTGATTGTGGAGTCGCATCCGTTACAGTTACAGCACCATATCTTGTGGATATTATCAAGAGCAGCTTCCCGGAACTCGAGGTGGTTGTTTCCACCATTGGCTATGTGGGGGCCAAACGTGGTATTAATCAGTTTGAAGAGATTGGAGCCAGTCGAATTGTCCTCGACGTGGAGGTGAATCGCGATTTTCGTTTTTTGCGCCGTGTGACGCCAGGGAGCAGGGTCGATCTGGAGATTGTTGTGAACCCGGTCTGTCTCTATCAATGTCATTTTAAATTTAATCACTATTGCACTGCCGCTTCTGGAGGTCATATTCACAAGGACGGTTGTGGTCATCCCTATAATCAGTATTATCTTAACTGGTGTTATCTGGAGAAACTAAAAAACCCCGGCGAGTTTATGCGCAGTCCCTGGGTACGTCCTGAGGATCTGCATTTCTATGAAGAAATTGGACTCCATCATTTTAAGATTGCCGGACGGGGACTTGAGAGTGGCGAGTTGTTAGATCGGGCCAGGTTTTATCTGCAGGGAGAATTTAAGGGAAATTTGCTGGCCTTGCTTGGTTGGCCTCACTGGCTGCAATTTCGAAAGCAGGCTGATGGGACGAAGCTTGATCCTCTGGAAATTAGTCTTGAAAATGATGAGCTGTCTGGCTTTCTTGATTATTTTCACAGGACGGAACCGGATTGCCGTCTCGGCTGTGAAGGCTGCGGTCATTGTGATAGATGGGCAGCAAAGCATCTTAAGACCAATGGTCCGGAGTTGCTGAAAGGTTATATCGCCACCATGGAGGCAAATATTCGAAGGCTGGTCAACCATATTCCCACGGCCGAGGAGACTCTTCAGCAGCAGAAACGCTGGAACGAGGCAGCTGCCAGTCAGGGGCATTTGTCATGA
- a CDS encoding multiheme c-type cytochrome — translation MRFFVTLILCLIMTSCGFGHLTEVRNQDSHAPTAEECGSCHVEQFAEWQQTAHARAFVSPEFKLQSDQYQEEECLFCHSPGSVQNPEREARSYNREEGVTCISCHLYEQAMHGPHDSGALFSPHAITKNSKVNSKKDSSQLCGVCHEETYEQWRSLGATKHYPTCHGCHGVSVERPHTRGTDSFSNILVSFEPVHRVYSHYLILPNQPEQGTGPEIQLDAMEADTIHFRLKNSLPHDLPTGTYGTKELFVVLSWRQPDGTVVEKKKINISSVLAPGEEKSFAVIFPQKEYSRDLSIDLYRFHHSTQKATLIGSYPFAMDSF, via the coding sequence ATGCGCTTCTTTGTTACTCTTATTCTTTGTCTGATCATGACCTCATGTGGCTTTGGCCATCTGACTGAGGTGCGGAATCAGGATAGTCATGCTCCCACAGCTGAAGAGTGTGGCTCCTGTCATGTCGAGCAGTTTGCAGAGTGGCAACAGACTGCTCATGCCCGAGCCTTTGTCAGTCCTGAATTCAAACTCCAGTCCGACCAGTACCAGGAGGAGGAATGTCTTTTCTGCCATTCTCCAGGCAGTGTGCAGAATCCTGAAAGAGAGGCCCGCAGCTATAACCGGGAAGAAGGAGTTACCTGTATCTCCTGTCATCTGTATGAGCAGGCCATGCATGGTCCCCACGACTCTGGAGCACTCTTCAGCCCCCATGCCATAACTAAAAATTCCAAGGTCAATTCAAAGAAAGATTCGTCGCAACTCTGCGGGGTCTGCCATGAAGAAACCTATGAGCAATGGCGAAGCCTGGGAGCCACGAAGCATTATCCTACCTGTCACGGATGCCATGGGGTTTCCGTTGAACGTCCCCATACCAGGGGGACAGATTCCTTTTCGAATATACTGGTGTCCTTTGAGCCGGTTCACAGGGTGTACAGTCATTATCTGATTCTGCCCAATCAGCCGGAGCAGGGAACAGGTCCTGAAATCCAGTTGGATGCAATGGAAGCTGACACCATTCATTTTAGGCTGAAAAACAGTCTGCCCCATGATTTACCTACGGGAACCTATGGTACTAAGGAGCTTTTTGTTGTCCTCAGCTGGCGGCAGCCTGATGGAACAGTGGTTGAAAAGAAGAAAATTAATATTTCTTCAGTACTTGCCCCGGGAGAAGAGAAAAGCTTTGCAGTGATTTTTCCTCAAAAGGAGTACAGTCGCGATCTATCCATTGACCTGTACCGTTTCCATCACTCCACGCAAAAGGCCACATTGATAGGGTCATACCCTTTTGCCATGGATTCTTTTTGA
- a CDS encoding MOSC domain-containing protein — protein MATIEAICISRKKGMVKKPVDLANFQEGFGIEGDAHGGKWHRQVSLLAGESIDRVKEKLPSLKDGAFAENIITRGLGLSSVSVGDSIQIGTAIILEITQIGKKCHNDGCVIKKATGDCIMPKEGIFARVIQGGEAKAGETISFC, from the coding sequence ATGGCAACCATTGAAGCAATTTGTATCAGCAGGAAAAAGGGAATGGTGAAAAAGCCGGTGGATCTTGCAAACTTTCAGGAGGGATTTGGAATTGAGGGTGATGCTCATGGTGGTAAGTGGCATCGGCAGGTTTCTCTGCTCGCTGGGGAAAGTATTGACAGAGTGAAAGAGAAACTGCCTTCTTTGAAAGATGGTGCATTTGCAGAAAATATAATCACCAGAGGGCTTGGTTTGTCATCGGTCTCGGTCGGAGACAGTATTCAGATTGGCACTGCTATCATTCTTGAGATCACTCAGATCGGTAAGAAATGCCATAATGATGGGTGTGTGATAAAAAAAGCAACCGGGGACTGTATAATGCCCAAAGAAGGTATCTTTGCCAGGGTTATTCAGGGTGGAGAGGCAAAGGCCGGTGAGACGATATCTTTTTGCTGA
- a CDS encoding ATP-binding protein, translated as MWRITTLVILLYTVLFFGIYHTWKKREQEVYLRHTSVLETTYKTTIHLYKTYAETLYDEVLNKREVLELVAEAYKASPERQAILRGRLYRLLYPTYTHLAENNIRQLHFHFPDNRSFLRFHRLEKCGDSLTDIRESVRLVNTLHKSIFGFENGRIFCGFRYVFPLQYKGNHVGSVETSVPFKAIQKAMTDAAPMHKYLFIQKQDMVMAKAFPDEREFYTPVSVYPGYVVEDLRILGFDLENPIFPLARRLNPILAKNKGVQNNIADEKRFSIFIGDQNKNYIVAGLPLHNVKGEQVAYILSYEENYEIVTLWNTFRAIVFGLTVLVFALGFFVWQRQQAVEQLKRNEARLSAIARYMGDALYVNNAKGEITFINSAMEKQLGYSPGELLGKNAHELFHRHKENGVIDTYGECRLLNENMAGRTFSDDKDYFLHRDGSIIPVEVKGTPLQSKGGKRGSVVIFRDITDRLQAEDDRIKVTKLEAIGVLAGGISHDFNNLLTAIMGNIELAKMLTIDNSDVNELLGEAKSASQRATILANQLRTFSKGGSPVTSAIDLAIFLPDIVSFILSGRPIHSEFLFANDLWTVQIDPEQIRQVIANVLMNAVESMGEKGTITISCYNHRPGSQTPSQSQKRYVCMEMQDTGTGIPEEHIDKIFDPYFSTKEKGSTKGSGLGLSIVHSIIKQHGGYIEVKSSAEKGTCFSIYLPAVTKGGSEIVVKENEEKPKMGSGKILIMDDEIALLNMVSTMLNRLGYETEQVKNGEQAIKRYSQALDAGNPFDAVILDLTIKDGMGGEKTIAELQAIDPEVVTIVSSGYADSPVMSDCQQYGFKDSVPKPFDVKTLSMSLHKVLVQKKTVTPKAG; from the coding sequence ATGTGGCGCATAACAACACTGGTAATTTTACTGTATACAGTGCTTTTTTTCGGCATTTATCACACGTGGAAAAAGAGGGAACAGGAAGTCTATCTACGGCACACCTCCGTGCTCGAAACGACCTATAAAACGACTATTCATCTGTATAAGACCTATGCGGAAACTTTGTACGATGAAGTGCTCAACAAGAGAGAAGTGCTTGAACTTGTGGCCGAAGCCTATAAAGCGTCCCCCGAAAGGCAGGCAATATTGCGAGGGAGATTATATCGCTTACTCTACCCAACCTACACCCACCTGGCAGAAAACAATATTCGTCAATTGCATTTTCATTTTCCCGACAATAGGAGTTTTCTTCGTTTTCATCGTCTGGAAAAATGTGGTGATTCATTAACAGACATCAGAGAATCGGTTCGTCTTGTGAACACACTCCATAAATCGATATTCGGTTTTGAAAATGGTAGGATATTCTGTGGGTTCCGGTATGTCTTCCCCTTGCAGTACAAGGGAAATCATGTCGGCAGCGTGGAAACATCTGTTCCCTTCAAAGCTATCCAAAAAGCAATGACGGATGCTGCGCCGATGCATAAGTATCTTTTTATACAGAAACAAGACATGGTTATGGCCAAGGCTTTTCCGGATGAGCGGGAGTTTTATACTCCAGTGTCGGTTTATCCAGGGTACGTTGTTGAAGACTTACGTATACTCGGGTTTGATTTAGAGAATCCGATCTTCCCTCTTGCCCGTCGCCTGAATCCCATTCTTGCTAAAAACAAGGGGGTACAAAATAATATTGCAGATGAGAAAAGGTTTTCTATTTTTATTGGGGATCAGAATAAAAATTACATCGTTGCGGGGTTGCCATTACATAACGTCAAAGGAGAACAGGTTGCATATATTCTCTCCTACGAGGAAAACTATGAAATTGTCACCCTCTGGAATACGTTCAGGGCAATAGTTTTTGGACTTACAGTGCTGGTATTTGCCCTAGGTTTTTTTGTCTGGCAACGACAGCAGGCTGTGGAGCAGCTCAAACGCAATGAGGCACGCTTGAGCGCCATTGCCCGCTATATGGGAGATGCATTGTATGTCAATAATGCGAAAGGAGAGATCACCTTTATCAACTCTGCAATGGAAAAACAACTCGGTTATTCACCCGGTGAATTGCTGGGGAAAAATGCCCATGAATTGTTTCATCGTCACAAAGAGAATGGTGTAATAGATACGTACGGGGAATGTCGTTTGCTCAATGAAAACATGGCAGGTCGTACTTTCTCCGATGATAAAGACTACTTTCTTCATAGGGATGGGTCTATTATTCCTGTTGAAGTCAAGGGAACTCCTTTGCAGTCAAAGGGAGGCAAACGTGGCAGTGTTGTTATATTCCGGGATATAACAGATCGCCTTCAGGCTGAGGATGATCGAATAAAAGTAACAAAGCTTGAGGCAATCGGCGTTTTGGCTGGAGGTATTTCCCATGATTTCAATAATCTTTTAACAGCCATCATGGGGAATATTGAACTTGCCAAGATGCTCACCATCGATAATTCCGATGTGAACGAATTACTGGGTGAGGCGAAATCCGCATCTCAACGAGCGACAATACTAGCAAATCAGTTACGCACCTTTTCAAAAGGAGGCTCGCCCGTCACATCAGCGATTGATTTGGCTATTTTTTTACCTGATATCGTTTCATTTATTCTGTCAGGTCGTCCCATTCATTCTGAATTTCTGTTTGCTAATGACCTCTGGACTGTACAAATTGATCCAGAGCAGATCAGACAGGTCATAGCTAATGTTCTGATGAATGCTGTAGAATCAATGGGAGAGAAAGGTACCATAACCATTAGTTGTTACAACCACAGGCCAGGATCCCAAACACCATCACAGTCCCAGAAAAGGTATGTATGTATGGAGATGCAGGATACGGGAACAGGCATTCCAGAGGAGCACATAGATAAAATTTTTGATCCATATTTTTCAACTAAAGAAAAAGGAAGTACAAAGGGTAGTGGTTTGGGGCTGTCCATCGTTCACTCCATCATTAAACAACATGGCGGATATATTGAAGTAAAATCCTCTGCAGAAAAAGGAACATGTTTTTCGATTTATCTGCCAGCCGTTACCAAGGGTGGTAGTGAGATTGTCGTAAAGGAAAATGAAGAAAAACCCAAAATGGGCAGCGGTAAAATACTTATTATGGATGATGAAATTGCCCTGCTTAATATGGTTTCAACCATGTTAAATCGACTTGGGTACGAAACGGAACAAGTGAAAAACGGTGAGCAGGCAATAAAGCGTTACTCTCAAGCTTTGGACGCTGGGAACCCGTTTGATGCTGTTATCCTGGATTTAACCATTAAGGATGGTATGGGGGGCGAGAAAACAATTGCAGAGTTGCAAGCCATTGATCCTGAAGTGGTTACCATTGTTTCAAGTGGGTATGCTGATTCTCCTGTGATGTCAGATTGTCAGCAATATGGGTTTAAAGACAGTGTGCCAAAACCGTTTGATGTGAAAACACTTAGCATGAGTTTACACAAAGTGTTGGTTCAGAAGAAAACGGTAACTCCAAAAGCGGGGTAG
- a CDS encoding PhnD/SsuA/transferrin family substrate-binding protein — protein MRNRYVLVYILLFLVCLCAMPAVAREIFFAPLPMEQKEKVIRQIMPMLHFLEKPLGQHLSVKYFSNYEEILDKFKTEEIDLVILGPLPYVQLRETYPDAEPVVRFLNEQGEGTYTCALVTGVESGLTSIAALKEQRLALTQPHSTCGYLCTDNLLQQVGLSVNDTDFQYLGSHQEVALAVIRGEFKAGGIKSSIGKKYVHLGLQFLAESASLPGFVLVANKRTLTDKQIEILRNVLLQLRPLDNPTHRKLVEEWGQGIRYGTLIAHDSDYDVIRDQLRGVIIPSKDFH, from the coding sequence GTGAGAAATCGATACGTTCTTGTGTATATTTTATTGTTCCTGGTGTGTCTCTGTGCTATGCCGGCTGTTGCCAGAGAAATTTTCTTTGCTCCCCTGCCCATGGAGCAGAAAGAAAAGGTGATAAGGCAGATAATGCCCATGCTTCATTTTCTTGAGAAACCTCTTGGTCAGCATCTATCTGTTAAATATTTTAGCAATTACGAAGAAATTCTAGATAAATTCAAGACCGAAGAGATAGATCTGGTTATCCTTGGTCCCCTTCCTTATGTTCAATTACGTGAAACATATCCGGATGCGGAACCCGTTGTCCGCTTTCTTAATGAGCAGGGTGAAGGGACATATACATGTGCTCTTGTTACCGGGGTTGAAAGTGGACTTACATCCATAGCAGCTCTTAAAGAGCAACGCCTGGCACTGACCCAACCTCACTCCACCTGCGGTTACTTGTGTACAGACAACCTCCTGCAGCAGGTCGGATTGTCTGTCAATGACACTGACTTCCAATACCTGGGCAGTCATCAAGAGGTTGCTCTTGCGGTTATTCGTGGAGAATTTAAAGCTGGTGGTATAAAAAGCTCAATCGGTAAAAAGTACGTACATCTCGGCCTTCAATTCTTAGCTGAGTCAGCTTCTTTGCCTGGATTTGTGCTTGTTGCAAATAAGAGAACCCTTACGGATAAGCAGATAGAAATACTCCGTAACGTCTTGCTCCAATTGCGGCCACTGGATAACCCAACTCACCGTAAACTTGTGGAAGAGTGGGGGCAGGGTATTCGGTATGGTACCTTAATCGCACATGATAGTGATTATGATGTGATTCGAGATCAGTTACGGGGGGTCATTATTCCGAGCAAGGATTTTCATTAA
- the ilvA gene encoding threonine ammonia-lyase — MSIPLKQFQEARERLKIIIKPTSLIYSEFLSEEYKADIYIKPENLQRTGSFKIRGAFNRIAGLSPEQRKHGIVTASAGNHAQGVALAAQLFCSMDSQCCARATIVMPETTPLIKVEATQKLGAVVILHGDSYDEAYAEARRLEKEHGSVFVHPFNDLEVIIGQGTIGLEILDECSDADLVFVPVGGGGLLAGVAAAIKAVNPSVQVIGVEPDGAAGITESQRVGSLVELDFVDTIADGVAVKSSGDLCLEIIQDTVDGMVTVPDTAIMQALLILMERQKLVAENAGALSVAGLAHYDVKGKKAVCLVSGGNIDVLTMSEMIHRGLVSRGRLFSFAVELLHKPGELLKIASILALHNANVVKLDHDQFHNPSRFKSVRLDVTVETNGRAHVEQIVAALSEAGYTII; from the coding sequence ATGTCAATCCCTTTAAAACAGTTTCAGGAAGCCAGAGAACGGCTGAAAATAATAATCAAACCAACCTCGCTTATTTATAGTGAGTTTTTGAGTGAAGAGTATAAAGCCGACATTTATATCAAGCCGGAAAACCTGCAACGTACCGGTTCTTTTAAAATTCGCGGGGCTTTTAATCGTATTGCCGGCCTCTCACCGGAACAGCGAAAGCATGGCATTGTCACAGCCTCTGCTGGAAATCATGCTCAGGGGGTAGCCCTTGCGGCACAGCTCTTTTGTAGCATGGATTCACAGTGTTGTGCCCGTGCGACGATTGTAATGCCGGAGACGACTCCGTTAATAAAGGTAGAGGCCACACAGAAACTCGGCGCCGTGGTTATTCTTCATGGTGACAGTTATGATGAGGCGTATGCTGAAGCCCGTCGCCTCGAAAAAGAGCATGGTTCTGTCTTTGTTCATCCTTTTAATGATCTTGAGGTGATTATCGGGCAGGGGACCATTGGTCTTGAGATTCTTGATGAATGCAGCGATGCCGATCTGGTTTTTGTTCCCGTTGGTGGTGGTGGCTTACTTGCAGGGGTTGCTGCGGCAATTAAAGCGGTTAATCCTTCGGTACAGGTGATTGGTGTGGAACCTGATGGTGCTGCCGGAATTACAGAGTCGCAACGTGTGGGATCGCTGGTTGAACTCGATTTTGTGGATACCATTGCCGATGGCGTGGCAGTGAAAAGCTCTGGAGATCTCTGTCTTGAAATTATCCAGGACACAGTCGACGGTATGGTGACAGTACCGGATACCGCAATTATGCAGGCACTTCTTATTTTGATGGAGCGGCAGAAGCTTGTTGCAGAAAATGCCGGAGCACTGAGCGTGGCAGGGCTTGCCCATTATGATGTAAAAGGGAAGAAGGCGGTCTGCCTTGTGAGCGGTGGCAACATCGATGTACTCACAATGTCAGAGATGATCCATCGTGGCCTTGTGTCTCGTGGCAGGTTGTTTAGCTTTGCCGTGGAACTTCTGCATAAACCTGGAGAGTTGCTGAAGATCGCGAGTATTCTTGCCTTACATAATGCAAATGTTGTCAAACTTGACCACGATCAATTCCATAATCCATCACGTTTTAAAAGTGTGCGTCTTGATGTAACTGTTGAAACCAATGGCCGTGCACATGTAGAACAGATAGTTGCTGCCCTTTCGGAGGCAGGTTATACGATTATCTGA